A genomic window from Silene latifolia isolate original U9 population chromosome Y, ASM4854445v1, whole genome shotgun sequence includes:
- the LOC141631681 gene encoding uncharacterized protein LOC141631681 produces the protein MWFRIHSMLEAQHSKIRYELEVSRSRPRNGDRVFSLLQGNVSINAIEITEKEIKRGIELGNVLEEYCGCVLRVTHGLPCACALIQLQRTGKRVHLEDVHAFWRTLEYDNVDVPPKTDDDELEKLFEEARAYDEVKPPHVRENPKGRPRGSTTRNKSGFEHARKKTAKVSTPATTFVQHTVGDFDPGPVGAPLESGYTKGFLSTWNKKYAVPEEVRDFFDGWVDVGNDGHCGYRVVSHAARGRESDYLVMREWGIREIKAYELYRDFFADSCVLPTGLTRY, from the exons ATGTGGTTCCGTATTCATTCCATGCTTGAAGCGCAACACTCGAAGATTAGATATGAGCTAGAGGTTTCGAGGAGTAGGCCGCGAAATGGAGATCGTGTATTTTCATTGTTGCAAGGAAATGTGTCTATCAATGCCATTGAGATAACggaaaaagagattaagagaggGATAGAGCTTGGGAATGTGTTGGAAGAGTATTGTGGATGTGTGCTAAGGGTTACTCATGGATTACCTTGTGCTTGTGCATTGATCCAGTTGCAAAGAACGGGTAAGAGGGTCCATCTTGAAGATGTTCACGCTTTTTGGAGGACCTTGGAGTACGACAATGTTGATGTACCACCCAAGACCGATGATGATGAGTTGGAGAAGCTGTTTGAAGAAGCTAGAGCTT ACGATGAAGTTAAACCACCTCATGTTAGAGAAAACCCCAAAGGGAGACCGAGGGGTTCTACTACCCGGAACAAGTCGGGATTTGAGCACGCAAGGAAGAAGACTGCGAAAGTTTCTACTCCTGCGACGACATTTGTTCAACATACGGTGGGTGATTTTGATCCAGGACCGGTTGGTGCACCATTGGAGTCCGGCTACACTAAGGGATTTTTGTCAACTTGGAATAAAAAGTATGCGGTCCCTGAAGAAGTACGGGATTTCTTTGATGGTTGGGTAGATGTCGGTAATGATGGTCATTGTGGTTATCGGGTGGTCTCGCATGCCGCACGCGGTCGGGAAAGTGACTATTTAGTCATGAGAGAGTGGGGTATTCGGGAGATTAAGGCATACGAGTTATACAGGGATTTTTTTGCTGATAGTTGTGTGTTGCCTACGGGTCTTACCAGATACTAG